The DNA sequence TCCTTGGGGGAGGTTTGATTGCCTTCCACAAGAGTTAACACCTTTTCCAGTAAATCTTAGAACTCGTTTGCATGGTTATGGAGGTTCGCCACTTGCCTTGGTTAAGCAAGCTGATTGCTTTGTAATGACATGGATTGATGACCAGCAAGGGGGTTTATGGCATCAAAAATGGATTATTGCTGATCAAACAAAACCAACAATTTTAAAATCTCTGTCTAGCCCAATTTGTTTATCTTTGAAGGACAAGTATTGTCTTGCTGATGGTTTGATTGACTTACAATTTAATAGATGGATTGGTGTGATGGAGGAAGATAATAAAGATTATTTGGTTTCATTTGCGCTCGATAAAGAATTAAAAGCACCAATGATTCTTCATCAAGCAATTGATTTTCTTGGGTATCCAACATTAAGTATAAAGTCTGATCAATTGGCATGGGTTGAGTGGCAAAAGCCATACATGCCATGGGATCAAAGCCAAATCTTTCACTCTTTTATTAATGACATAGGTAAACTTAGCTCAGTTTCGATGTTGTCTGGATCAGATAAATCTTCCCAAAAAAGTTCTGCTTTTCAGCCTCAATGGTTGCCTAATGGTCAATTAATTGTAGCTGAAGATAGTAGTGGATGGTGGAATCTTAAGATTGCAGGGCCAGATTTTTCTTCTAATTTAACTAATCAATTTAGTAATCTTTGGCATATAAAAGCTGAAGCTGCCTGTCCCCAGTGGATTCATGGGATGTCTACCATTGCTTCTTCTGGGAAAAAAGAAATTGTTGCTCTTAGTTGTCAAGAAGGTAGTTGGTCCATGAGTGTTGTAAACAAGAGTGGTTCAGTCACAAAGTTGCAACTACCTTTTGAACATTTTGAAGATGTATCTTCTGAGGAAGGAAAGGCAGTTGCAATAGCAGCTAATTCTTTCCTAGATTCTGGTCTGCTTGAAGTGAATTTAAAAAATGGTAGTTGGATTCATAATTCCTTTAGAGAGTCAATAGTTAAACCACAAGAAATCAGTATTGCTGAATCATTTTGGTTTAAGGGTTTTGGAGGTGAGATGAGTCATGCTTGGTATTACCCCCCGATTCAGGGTCGATTGAACTATTCACCTCTTTTAGTGAAAGCTCATAGTGGTCCTACTTCTATGGCAAAAAGAGGTTTGAATTTAGAAATTCAGTTCTGGACTTCTCGAGGATGGGGTGTTTTAGATGTTAATTACGCAGGATCAACAGGCTTTGGTCGAGCTTATAGAGATCGCTTAAAACATTCTTGGGGAGAGGCAGATGTTTTTGATTGCTCTCAAGCTGCCATGGAATTAATTAATAATGGGAAAGCCGATAAAAATTTAGTTGCTATTGAAGGATCTAGCGCAGGAGGTTTCACGAGTTTATGTTGCCTATGCTTTAGAAATATTTTTAGGGTCGCTTCTTGTAAATACCCAGTAATTGATCTTCTTGATATGGCAAACTCAACCCATCGCTTTGAAGAGTATTACTTAGATTTCCTGATAGGTAAATTTAACAATAACAAGCATTTGTATATGAGCAGATCTCCTATCAATAATTTAGATAAGATTACTTGCCCTGTAATCTTATTTCAAGGATTAAAAGATAAGGTTGTTTCTCCTGAGAAAACTAAAGATTTGTTTACAGCTTTGAAAAATAAGAAAATACCTACTGAATTACATGTTTTTGATAATGAAGGTCATGGCTTTAATCATCGGTCTACAAAAATTAAAGTTTTGCGAGAAACAGAATCATTTTTTAGAGAGCATTTAGGTATCTAAGAATTTTCTTGTAGGAAATTTATGCTGGATATTAGTTGAGAAACAAAAGTATCTATTTCATCTATTGTTGATGTAAAACTAAGACTTGCTCTAGCTGATGAACTAATTCCATAGTGTTTGTGCAGTGGTTGGCAACAATGATGTCCACTTCGAATGCATATATTGCTTGTATCTAGAAGGGATGCAATATCATTTGAATGCAATTTATTTATTGTAAAGGTTGCGAGGGGAGCTCGATTACTTTGTATTTTTGGATTTGGACCAATAATATTAATACCTTCAATAGTTTCTAATTGCTGGAAAAGATATTTAGTAAGTTTTTTTTCATAAGCATGTATATTATTTAGGCCTATGGACTCGAGATAAGTTAAGGCGGCTCCCATTCCAATTGCCTCTCCTATAGCTGGAGTACCTGCTTCAAATTTGTGAGGCAAATCTGCCCAGCTACTTTTATTTAAAGACACTTCTTGTATCATTTCCCCTCCTCCTAAAAAAGGAGGCATTTTTTCCAATAGATTTTCTTTTGCCCATAAAAAACCACATCCTGTTGGTCCACATAATTTATGAGAAGAGCCTGCTAGAAAATCAATATTTAATTTTTTAACATCGATAGGTTGATGAGCAAGACTTTGACAAGCATCGACAAGAATTAAAGCATCAGCACTATGTGCCTTCTGAGTAATTTCAGCAATAGGATTACAACATCCCAATGTATTACTAATATGTTGTAAACTCAATATCCTTGTTTTTTCATTTAATTTACTATAGGCATCTTCAAGATCTAATTGTCCACTTGAAGTGATTCCTATATATCTTAAATTGCATTTTTTTCTTTCAGCTAGTAATTGCCAAGGTACGATATTACTATGATGCTCCATTAAGCTAATTAAGATTTCATCGCCCTCTTTTAGCTCTGAATCACCCCAGGAATGAGCGACTAAGTTTATAGCTTCAGTGGCATTTCTTGTAAAAACAATTTCTCTTTCAGAAGATGCATTAATAAATTTGGATGTTATTGTACGTGCTTTTTCAAAAGCCTCTGTTGCTTTTGCACTTAATTGATGGGCACCCCGGTGAACATTTGCATTTTCATATTTATAATAATGGCTGATAGCTTCAATAACTTTCTTTGGCTTTTGACTTGTAGCGGCATGGTCTAAATAAACCAAAGGGTTATTTTTGAGATCTTCACTAGAGAAAAGAGGAAAGTCCTTTCTTGTTAATTTAGCTAGATTTTTTTCATTAATAGTCATCATATTACTCGCTTAGGAATTCATTAAGAAAAGACCATCTCATAACTTCTAAGGGAATATTTCTAATAATTTCTTTCGCATATCCATTGACTATTAATGCTGCTGCATTTTCTGCTGATAAACCACGACTTTGTAAATAGAAAAGCTCATCTTCTTGAAGGTTACTAATGGTTGCACCATGTGTGCAAGAAACATCGTCTGCAATAATTTTCAATTCAGGTTTTGTATCTATTTGGGCTCTGTTTGAAAGAAGAAGATTTTTGCTTAGTTGTGAAGCATTAGTCTTTTGCGCAAGTTTTGGAACTTCTATTAATCCATTGAAGATTGAATGTGATTTATCTAAGG is a window from the Prochlorococcus marinus str. MIT 9211 genome containing:
- a CDS encoding alpha/beta hydrolase family protein, translated to MVSPKNQVSSKFLDAEVVLGEFPKIKSPRILGDWVFWLEQRPYENGRTTLLTRPWGRFDCLPQELTPFPVNLRTRLHGYGGSPLALVKQADCFVMTWIDDQQGGLWHQKWIIADQTKPTILKSLSSPICLSLKDKYCLADGLIDLQFNRWIGVMEEDNKDYLVSFALDKELKAPMILHQAIDFLGYPTLSIKSDQLAWVEWQKPYMPWDQSQIFHSFINDIGKLSSVSMLSGSDKSSQKSSAFQPQWLPNGQLIVAEDSSGWWNLKIAGPDFSSNLTNQFSNLWHIKAEAACPQWIHGMSTIASSGKKEIVALSCQEGSWSMSVVNKSGSVTKLQLPFEHFEDVSSEEGKAVAIAANSFLDSGLLEVNLKNGSWIHNSFRESIVKPQEISIAESFWFKGFGGEMSHAWYYPPIQGRLNYSPLLVKAHSGPTSMAKRGLNLEIQFWTSRGWGVLDVNYAGSTGFGRAYRDRLKHSWGEADVFDCSQAAMELINNGKADKNLVAIEGSSAGGFTSLCCLCFRNIFRVASCKYPVIDLLDMANSTHRFEEYYLDFLIGKFNNNKHLYMSRSPINNLDKITCPVILFQGLKDKVVSPEKTKDLFTALKNKKIPTELHVFDNEGHGFNHRSTKIKVLRETESFFREHLGI
- a CDS encoding SufS family cysteine desulfurase, whose protein sequence is MMTINEKNLAKLTRKDFPLFSSEDLKNNPLVYLDHAATSQKPKKVIEAISHYYKYENANVHRGAHQLSAKATEAFEKARTITSKFINASSEREIVFTRNATEAINLVAHSWGDSELKEGDEILISLMEHHSNIVPWQLLAERKKCNLRYIGITSSGQLDLEDAYSKLNEKTRILSLQHISNTLGCCNPIAEITQKAHSADALILVDACQSLAHQPIDVKKLNIDFLAGSSHKLCGPTGCGFLWAKENLLEKMPPFLGGGEMIQEVSLNKSSWADLPHKFEAGTPAIGEAIGMGAALTYLESIGLNNIHAYEKKLTKYLFQQLETIEGINIIGPNPKIQSNRAPLATFTINKLHSNDIASLLDTSNICIRSGHHCCQPLHKHYGISSSARASLSFTSTIDEIDTFVSQLISSINFLQENS